A region from the Aegilops tauschii subsp. strangulata cultivar AL8/78 chromosome 5, Aet v6.0, whole genome shotgun sequence genome encodes:
- the LOC141022663 gene encoding uncharacterized protein: MALIPHGGGAGRSATMAMPMLTTDNYTVWAIKAQTILDVHTVWEAVAPGDAAVNARKDKMARALLLGALPEDVLLLVSTKLTAREVWDSLKVRIIGADRVHAARLGTLRGEFDRMKMADGEELNVYGGRLAAMAARYANLRETLGDAALVKKLLDTVPDRLFPVVAGIEQFHDMTTMAFDEALGRLRAFDERVRRRGQVGDERGGEQLLMMAAQWAARERRHDGARDNDDGRSLASGSGGNMRRRCYKCGEHGHFRRECPQLGKGPAAEHTLLAGAYVDDDGLL, translated from the coding sequence ATGGCGCTCATCCCACATGGCGGCGGTGCAGGCAGATCGGCAACGATGGCGATGCCGATGCTGACCACGGACAACTACACAGTTTGGGCCATCAAGGCGCAGACGATCCTCGACGTCCACACCGTATGGGAGGCGGTGGCGCCGGGCGACGCGGCGGTGAACGCGCGGAAGGACAAGATGGCGCGCGCGTTGCTTCTCGGGGCGTTGCCAGAGGATGTGCTGCTGCTGGTGTCGACGAAGCTCACCGCCAGGGAGGTATGGGACTCCCTGAAGGTGAGGATCATCGGCGCCGATCGGGTCCACGCAGCGAGGCTGGGGACGCTGCGCGGCGAATTCGACCGGATGAAGATGGCGGACGGCGAGGAGCTCAACGTTTACGGTGGGAGGCTtgcggcgatggcggcgaggtATGCCAACCTCAGGGAGACGCTGGGCGACGCAGCACTTGTCAAGAAGTTGCTGGATACGGTGCCGGATCGCCTCTTCCCTGTCGTCGCCGGCATCGAGCAGTTCCACGACATGACGACGATGGCGTTCGATGAAGCGCTCGGGCGGCTGCGTGCGTTCGACGAGCGGGTTCGGCGCCGTGGACAAGTCGGCGACGAGCGCGGGGGTGAGCAGCTGCTCATGATGGCGGCGCAGTGGGCAGCACGGGAGCGTCGACACGACGGTGCTCGGGACAACGACGACGGGCGCAGCTTGGCGTCGGGGAGCGGCGGCAACATGCGCAGGCGCTGCTACAAGTGCGGGGAGCACGGGCACTTCCGGCGCGAGTGCCCGCAGCTGGGGAAAGGACCGGCGGCGGAGCACACTCTCTTGGCCGGcgcctacgtcgacgacgacgGACTCCTCTAG